One Aegilops tauschii subsp. strangulata cultivar AL8/78 chromosome 2, Aet v6.0, whole genome shotgun sequence genomic window, AATTAAAATTTATAACAGCCAAGAGCCTGAGAGTATATGTCATGCAGGTTGTGATGAAACAATTGTCAACAAGAGAGCCAAGAGCAAGCATACCTTGGTGCACGATTCCATTGAACCTCAGTAGTCGCAGAACAAGCTTGGAAGCACCCACACCTGCGGCCTCCCAAAACCAACCCCTGGTTCACCTGGATACTGTGCAGGGAAGCATTTACAGGTCCCATCGACCAGAGAATACTCGCTCCATCCCCCACTCCATGGCAATGATCCATACACACAGTCGGCACGGATCCCTGGAACATCTGGACCAAGGCACGCGACGAAATCGTCGTAGCCAATAAACAGCGTCCGCCCGCCGAGGCTCGTCGTCATCACCCACTTCCCCACATTGAAGTCCCACCGGAAAATCTTGTATTCCGGATCGATGCGCCCCACCTTGCAGATAAGCAGGGGCTCGCCACCGCACTCCCCCAGCAATGATCCGCCCACGGTCTCCTTCAGAGTCTCTTCAAGGTCCTCGTCGAATTCGCCCCCAAGCATCCACAGCTCCAGTGTGTTGTCCTTGGGGAGCGAAGCCATGACGAGCCCGCAGGAGGGGAGGAGCCCGTAGAGGGCGCCGTTGACGATGCGCCAGTCCTGGATCTCAAAGTCGCCGCCGTAGGACGCTACGGCCCAGTGGGCGTACCAGAGGCTGCAGTACTGGATCTCGGTGCGGCCCCTCGCCGGGGCGAAGACGTAGCCGCCGCTGAGGATGACGCGGCTGTACTCCAGCGGGGGCCTGGGGAGGCGGGCCTGCGCGCCGGAGAGGAGGTCGGTGACGAGGATCTCGCCGGTGGCGCCGTCGACGGCGGCGACGCGGGCGCCGTCGGAGGTGAGGACGCCACCGGTCCTGGCGAAGGGGAGGCGGGCGCGGAAGCGGAGGAGGCGGCGGTCGGGGACGTGGAAGAGGGCGAGCGAGAAGGCGGCGCAGCCGGGCTCGAGGACCTTGAAGAGGGACAGCGAGGGGTCGGCGGTGTGGGGGACGAGGAGGTGCGGCGGCTGGTTCGCGAGCAGGGCCCGGCAGTTGGGGAGGGCGGCGCGGTAGGCGCGGCAGCCGGCGCGGAGGGCGAAGAAGTCGTGCAGGCTCGTCAGGTGCTTCGCGATGTCCGGGACCAGCTCCGCGGGGATGTACGGCCCGCCGGCGTCTCCGtcgccgtcgacgggggcgttgGCGGGCAGATCTGGGCCGCCGTCGTTCGCGGCcatcctcctccctccctccttcgCCGCGACCAGCACAAGATGATTTTATCGGAGTCGAACGAAGTCGCGAGATTTAGGGTGGCAACGGccggcggaggaggcggcggagtcCGGCGGCGACGGCACAAAAAGAGGGGAAACTGTCAAACCCTTCACCCACGTCGGCGCTTATGTGAGAGGGGAGAATTTCAGGTGCTCCTGCACCTCCCGTGTTACCAT contains:
- the LOC109743203 gene encoding uncharacterized protein, encoding MAANDGGPDLPANAPVDGDGDAGGPYIPAELVPDIAKHLTSLHDFFALRAGCRAYRAALPNCRALLANQPPHLLVPHTADPSLSLFKVLEPGCAAFSLALFHVPDRRLLRFRARLPFARTGGVLTSDGARVAAVDGATGEILVTDLLSGAQARLPRPPLEYSRVILSGGYVFAPARGRTEIQYCSLWYAHWAVASYGGDFEIQDWRIVNGALYGLLPSCGLVMASLPKDNTLELWMLGGEFDEDLEETLKETVGGSLLGECGGEPLLICKVGRIDPEYKIFRWDFNVGKWVMTTSLGGRTLFIGYDDFVACLGPDVPGIRADCVYGSLPWSGGWSEYSLVDGTCKCFPAQYPGEPGVGFGRPQVWVLPSLFCDY